Proteins encoded by one window of Lepeophtheirus salmonis chromosome 3, UVic_Lsal_1.4, whole genome shotgun sequence:
- the LOC121114255 gene encoding E3 ubiquitin-protein ligase Mdm2 isoform X4: MITIQSTLSQVIKDKKLFDAANPAIVLCDKDLEDALNVRSFHVSQFSYYITKQFQFIKCEPPTDPRSNLEAASSTDSLSTESNHVPCEYSHKNSSQSNLRRQPSVDYKVEGTFIISKELRDTFKLLDNFKSEQSLFEYSEVLSYLSKYIIKKKDTFFDPRNVKIANIEGDLLERAFKVKAFHRSQVTALLDREINRVPIIDEVKIEDLTTKEECNIQENDGDYSKSSSCHFVEDEDQNDHKRKFSIEYEKSEEQPGCSSSSSPPKRVRRLSTYTVSILGYDSTDEETIYSAQGYETVAMSEGSHHSKSCDNENMHSSGSSNEDEMVYSVEYEINDDDDEEDNEEDRRRKNNENSDEDSELDDVVLMATVLDLMEEEKEFWADSESDIDDEFEIKDTKSVYKCCKCGEQNKVILSYCDSCWQERKETFPKREKPRKKRRHVIRNTLASDELIMMRNGGAAPTQSDTGEEFRTKNKEVIPSYLRSYSQPCSSATSSKMSNHYESQDSGLGSQDSICSEKSRDDSSEENDFEGIYTPFKSYNPTKSSLASNNDKTQNESFSGCTFCFRRPKNATLIHGNIGHTVCCYPCAKKLWKNQRPCPICRRKIEKFVLNIEA; this comes from the exons ATGATCACG ATTCAAAGTACATTAAGCCAAGTGATTAAGGACAAAAAGCTTTTTGATGCAGCAAATCCTGCGATTGTACTTTGTGATAAGGATCTTGAAGACGCTTTAAATGTCAGATCCTTCCATGTTAGTCAATTTAG TTATTATATAACCAAACAATTCCAGTTTATAAAATGTGAACCACCTACTGATCCTAGAAGTAACTTAGAGGCAGCATCATCAACGGACTCATTGTCAACGGAAAGCAATCATGTTCCTTGTGAATATTCCCATAAAAATTCTAGTCAATCAAATTTGCGTAGACAACCGTCTGTTGATTACAAAGTGGAAGGGACCTTTATCATTAGTAAAGAACTGAGAGATACGTTCAAGCTCCTTGATAACTTTAAAAGTGAGCAATCACTTTTTGAGTATAGTGAG gttttatcttatttatccaagtatattataaagaaaaaggaCACATTTTTTGATCCTAGGAATGTTAAGATCGCCAATATCGAAGGCGATCTCTTGGAACGAGCTTTTAAGGTTAAAGCGTTCCATCGGAGTCAAGTGAC AGCTCTACTTGATCGCGAAATAAATCGTGTACCGATCATTGACGAAGTAAAGATTGAAGATCTAACAACCAAAGAAGAATGTAATATTCAAGAGAATGACGGCGACTATTCAAAAAGTAGTTCTTGTCATTTTGTTGAGGATGAAGATCAAAACGACCATAAAAGAAAGTTTTCTATTG AGTATGAAAAAAGTGAAGAGCAACCAGGTTGCTCAAGTTCGTCGTCTCCTCCAAAGAGAGTTAGGAGACTCTCGACTTATACAGTATCTATTTTAGGGTACGACTCAACTGATGAAGAAACTATTTACTCGGCTCAAGGGTATGAAACTGTTGCTATGAGTGAGGGTAGTCACCACAGTAAGAGTTGTGACAATGAGAATATGCATAGTTCCGGTAGCTCAAATGAAGATGAAATGGTATATAGTGTCGAATACGAAAtcaatgatgatgatgatgaagaagataaTGAAGAAGATCGTCGTCGTAAGAATAACGAAAATTCGGATGAAGACTCTGAACTTGAT GATGTCGTATTAATGGCTACAGTTTTAGACCTGATGGAGGAAGAAAAGGAATTTTGGGCCGACTCAGAGTCTGATATAGATGATGAATTTGAGATTAAAGATACTAAATCTGTTTATAAATGTTGTAAATGCGGCGAACAGAATAAGGTTATATTATCGTACTGTGACAGTTGTTGGCAAGAACGTAAAGAAACTTTTCCTAAAAGAGAAAAACCCCGAAAGAAACGGCGACACGTCATTCGGAACACTCTCGCATCTGATGAATTAATTATGATGAGAAATGGTGGCGCCGCCCCCACTCAATCTGATACGGGAGAGGAATTCCGTACAAAGAACAAGGAGGTTATACCATCTTATTTGAGGAGTTACTCCCAACCCTGTTCATCCGCAACATCATCTAAGATGTCCAATCATTATGAGAGCCAAGATTCTGGTCTTGGTAGTCAGGACAGTATTTGTTCTGAGAAGTCTCGGGATGATTCTAGCGAAGAAAATGATTTCGAGGGTATCTATACACCATTTAAAAGCTATAATCCTACAAAAAGTTCTCTCGCCTCTAATAATGATAAAACTCAAAATGAATCCTTTTCTGGGTGTACTTTCTGTTTTCGGAGACCTAAAAATGCCACACTTATTCATGGTAACATAGGTCATACTGTTTGTTGTTACCCCTGTGCAAAAAAGCTATGGAAAAATCAACGTCCTTGCCCTATTTGTCGcaggaaaattgaaaaattcgtACTTAACATAGAAGCCTAA